Proteins encoded in a region of the Piliocolobus tephrosceles isolate RC106 chromosome 18, ASM277652v3, whole genome shotgun sequence genome:
- the VPS4B gene encoding vacuolar protein sorting-associated protein 4B: MSSTSPNLQKAIDLASKAAQEDKAGNYEEALQLYQHAVQYFLHVVKYEAQGDKAKQSIRAKCTEYLDRAEKLKEYLKNKEKKAQKPVKEGQPSPADEKGNDSDGEGESDDPEKKKLQNQLQGAIVIERPNVKWSDVAGLEGAKEALKEAVILPIKFPHLFTGKRTPWRGILLFGPPGTGKSYLAKAVATEANNSTFFSISSSDLVSKWLGESEKLVKNLFQLARENKPSIIFIDEIDSLCGSRSENESEAARRIKTEFLVQMQGVGVDNDGILVLGATNIPWVLDSAIRRRFEKRIYIPLPEPHARAAMFKLHLGTTQNSLTEADFRELGKKTDGYSGADISIIVRDALMQPVRKVQSATHFKKVRGPSRADPNHLVDDLLTPCSPGDPGAIEMTWMDVPGDKLLEPVVSMSDMLRSLSNTKPTVNEHDLLKLKKFTEDFGQEG, from the exons AAAGCGATAGATCTGGCTAGCAAAGCAGCGCAAGAAGACAAGGCTGGGAACTACGAAGAAGCCCTTCAGCTCTACCAGCATGCTGTGCAGTATTTTCTTCATGTCGTGAAAT ATGAAGCACAGGGTGATAAAGCCAAGCAAAGTATCAGGGCAAAGTGTACAGAATATCTTGATAGAGCAGAAAAACTAAAGGAGTacctgaaaaataaagagaaaaaagcacaGAAGCCAGTGAAAGAAGGACAGCCGAGTCCAGCAGATGAGAAGGG GAATGACAGTGATGGGGAAGGAGAATCTGATGAccctgaaaaaaagaaactacagaatCAACTTCAAG GTGCTATTGTTATAGAACGACCAAATGTGAAATGGAGTGACGTTGCTGGACTTGAAGGAGCCAAAGAAGCACTGAAAGAGGCTGTGATACTGCCTATtaaatttcctcatctttttACAG GCAAGAGAACACCTTGGAGGGGAATCCTATTATTTGGGCCACCTGGAACAGGAAAGTCCTACTTAGCCAAAGCTGTAGCAACAGAAGCCAACAACtcaacatttttttcaatatCTTCCTCTGATCTTGTTTCTAAGTGGCTAGGTGAAAGTGAAAA actgGTTAAGAATTTATTCCAACTTGCCAGAGAGAACAAGCCTTCCATTATCTTCATTGATGAAATTGATTCTCTGTGTGGTTCAAGAAGTGAAAACGAAAGTGAAGCCGCACGTAGAATTAAGACGGAGTTCCTAGTGCAAATGCAAG GGGTTGGTGTAGACAATGATGGAATTTTGGTTCTGGGAGCTACAAATATACCCTGGGTTCTGGATTCTGCCATTAGGCGAAG ATTTGAGAAAcgaatttatattcctttgccGGAACCCCATGCCCGAGCAGCAATGTTCAAACTGCACCTGGGGACCACTCAGAACAGTCTTACGGAAGCAGACTTTCGGGAACTTGGGAAGAAAACAGATGGTTATTCAGGGGCAGATATAAGTATCATTGTACGTGATGCACTTATGCAGCCTGTTAGGAAAGTACAGTCAGCtactcattttaaaaag GTTCGCGGACCTTCCCGAGCTGATCCTAACCATCTTGTAGATGATCTGCTAACACCTTGCTCTCCAGGTGACCCTGGTGCCATTGAAATGACGTGGATGGATGTCCCTGGAGATAAACTTTTGGAGCCAGTTGTTTCCATG TCGGATATGTTGCGGTCACTATCTAACACAAAACCTACAGTCAATGAACATGACTTGTTGAAATTAAAGAAGTTTACAGAAGATTTTGGTCAAGAAGGCTAA